In Oscillatoria acuminata PCC 6304, a single window of DNA contains:
- a CDS encoding DUF1995 family protein has protein sequence MPELPKDLDEAIAQAKTATKAALDDGYRLMQVEIGIPELKVQPIAEEFLPIFEDLFGDHFKVYFPDAGAAALARRDWGERPYIIRGLSEPKGQMQPEDQGFLFVEPSAVEVNTLEKMCEQAGDRPTVILMPKLENVAIIGIGLAGRQLRERFLSTIESCYYIQPSQGYAVFRYYPSPWQVWLETGDTYQLISETATKPVGDDLERLITQATSTAEESTDEGTNPPLTAPKKPGLMTNMKRFLRALTQ, from the coding sequence ATGCCTGAATTACCTAAAGATTTAGATGAGGCGATCGCCCAAGCAAAAACAGCCACCAAAGCTGCCCTAGACGATGGATACCGACTGATGCAAGTCGAAATCGGGATCCCGGAACTGAAAGTCCAACCGATCGCCGAAGAATTTCTCCCCATCTTCGAGGACTTGTTTGGCGATCATTTTAAAGTGTACTTTCCCGATGCCGGTGCCGCTGCCTTAGCCCGTCGAGATTGGGGAGAGAGACCCTATATCATTCGCGGATTGAGTGAACCCAAAGGTCAAATGCAACCGGAAGACCAAGGATTTCTGTTTGTGGAACCTTCAGCAGTAGAAGTCAATACCCTGGAGAAAATGTGCGAACAAGCTGGCGATCGCCCCACGGTGATCCTAATGCCGAAACTGGAAAATGTCGCCATCATTGGCATTGGTTTGGCGGGAAGACAACTTCGGGAACGATTTCTCTCCACCATTGAATCCTGCTACTACATCCAACCCAGCCAAGGATATGCAGTGTTTCGCTACTACCCCAGTCCCTGGCAAGTCTGGCTGGAAACCGGCGACACTTACCAACTGATTTCAGAAACTGCCACCAAACCAGTCGGTGACGACTTAGAACGGTTAATTACCCAAGCGACTAGTACGGCTGAAGAATCGACGGATGAAGGCACTAACCCACCTTTAACTGCACCAAAAAAACCGGGCTTAATGACGAATATGAAGCGCTTTTTACGGGCATTAACCCAATAA
- a CDS encoding metallophosphoesterase family protein, with the protein MSKINYRRIAIGDVHGHYHALVKLLDAIAPTADDRLYFLGDLIDRGPDSASVVKLVRDHKFTCLLGNHEHLLINACGNGKVNQPALQAWRYSGGQNTLTSYPKLYSHPSEALLEDVAWMQTLPLYVDLGDAWLVHAGVHPDLPIHDQGAEDFCWIRTPFHNIRKPYFPNKLIVVGHTITFTFKGIKPGQLAKGNGWLDIDTGAYHPLSGWLSAFDLTHRQVYQVNLFKGKVRKLSLQDAVVSIHPKQGAVCP; encoded by the coding sequence ATGAGCAAAATTAACTACCGACGCATTGCGATCGGGGATGTCCACGGTCATTATCACGCACTCGTGAAACTCCTAGATGCGATCGCCCCCACCGCAGACGATCGCCTGTACTTCCTGGGCGACTTAATCGATCGAGGTCCCGATAGTGCCTCCGTGGTTAAATTAGTCCGAGACCATAAATTTACCTGCCTCCTGGGTAACCACGAACATCTTCTCATCAACGCCTGCGGTAACGGCAAAGTCAATCAACCCGCACTCCAAGCATGGCGCTACAGTGGGGGACAAAATACCTTAACCAGCTATCCTAAACTCTACTCCCATCCCAGCGAAGCCCTATTAGAGGATGTCGCCTGGATGCAAACCCTTCCCCTCTATGTAGATTTGGGCGATGCCTGGTTAGTTCATGCCGGGGTTCATCCCGATCTGCCCATCCACGATCAAGGGGCCGAAGACTTTTGCTGGATTCGCACCCCCTTCCACAATATCCGCAAGCCCTACTTTCCCAATAAACTGATCGTAGTCGGCCATACCATTACCTTTACCTTTAAAGGGATCAAACCCGGACAACTCGCCAAAGGGAACGGTTGGCTGGATATTGACACAGGGGCTTATCATCCCCTGAGTGGCTGGTTATCCGCCTTCGACCTCACCCACCGCCAAGTTTACCAAGTCAACCTCTTCAAAGGCAAAGTGCGAAAACTGTCTCTACAAGACGCAGTAGTTTCCATTCACCCCAAGCAAGGGGCAGTTTGTCCCTAG
- a CDS encoding four-helix bundle copper-binding protein produces the protein MPHQINQSSIDVIVDCAVKCEHCADECIGSMPDCARLCRDCSQMCWTIAGFMSRGSQFIEQVSRACIDICETCAKECETHDNPHCQKCAEACRQSLEVFKKISTVAVGR, from the coding sequence ATGCCTCATCAAATTAATCAATCCAGTATAGATGTGATCGTTGATTGTGCTGTTAAGTGCGAACATTGTGCGGACGAATGTATTGGCAGTATGCCCGATTGTGCTCGCTTATGCCGAGATTGCTCTCAAATGTGCTGGACCATTGCCGGTTTTATGAGTCGAGGTTCTCAGTTCATTGAACAAGTCTCTCGCGCCTGCATCGACATCTGTGAAACTTGTGCGAAAGAATGTGAAACCCATGACAACCCACATTGTCAAAAATGTGCGGAAGCCTGTCGCCAGTCCCTGGAGGTATTCAAGAAGATTTCAACCGTTGCCGTCGGTCGATAA
- a CDS encoding glycosyltransferase: MTQPSIYFVCYPDTNVPIGGVKMLYRHVDVLNKNGFSAFIIHDDEGFRCDWFKNQTQIAYLTQIKLRAEDIFVMPETATPKSGNLLPGIRKVIYNQGCYNTFNEYSFDKHQLETPYHSPEVVAVLVASENSFNYLKYVFPQVRLFRIHHSIDTEVFYYHPIKKKQICWMDRKMQRDAQQVINILKFRNALNGFELIPIENKPQKEVAQIFRESLLFLSFCYSEGFSLPPAEAMASGCLAVGYHGWGGQEYFLPDFSFPVESGDIIRFAHTVEKLIATYNTQPQLLMEKHKKAADFIQKHYSAEQEERDIVAAWREIIKLKKG, translated from the coding sequence ATGACGCAACCCAGTATCTATTTTGTCTGCTACCCAGACACCAACGTACCGATTGGCGGGGTGAAAATGCTCTATCGTCACGTTGATGTTTTAAATAAAAATGGATTTTCCGCTTTTATCATTCATGATGATGAAGGCTTTCGATGCGATTGGTTTAAAAATCAAACCCAAATCGCTTATCTTACCCAAATCAAACTCAGGGCTGAAGACATTTTTGTAATGCCTGAAACAGCAACGCCTAAAAGTGGCAATCTCTTACCGGGCATCCGCAAAGTGATTTACAATCAAGGCTGCTACAATACCTTTAATGAATATTCTTTCGACAAACATCAATTAGAAACCCCCTATCACTCTCCCGAAGTGGTCGCGGTCCTTGTCGCCTCGGAAAATAGTTTTAATTATTTAAAATATGTTTTCCCCCAAGTCCGACTTTTTCGGATTCATCATTCTATTGATACCGAAGTGTTTTACTATCATCCCATCAAGAAAAAACAAATTTGCTGGATGGACCGAAAAATGCAACGAGATGCTCAACAGGTGATTAATATCTTAAAATTTAGAAATGCTTTAAATGGATTTGAACTCATCCCCATCGAAAATAAACCTCAAAAAGAAGTAGCCCAAATTTTCCGAGAGTCTTTACTATTTTTGAGCTTTTGTTATTCCGAGGGATTTTCCTTACCTCCTGCTGAGGCAATGGCTTCGGGCTGTTTAGCCGTGGGCTATCATGGCTGGGGCGGGCAAGAATATTTTTTACCTGATTTTTCGTTTCCCGTAGAAAGTGGGGATATCATTAGATTTGCTCACACCGTTGAAAAGCTGATTGCCACTTATAATACCCAACCCCAGCTTTTAATGGAAAAGCATAAGAAAGCGGCGGATTTTATTCAAAAACATTATTCCGCAGAACAAGAAGAACGGGATATCGTCGCCGCTTGGCGGGAGATTATCAAACTCAAGAAAGGATAA
- the rppA gene encoding two-component system response regulator RppA gives MKILLVEDEPDLGAAIKRTLEREAYVVDWAKDGREGYEYIESYRLQPVEMPYTLAIFDWLLPALSGIELCKRLRASGSALPVLMLTAKDSMEDKVAGLDAGADDYLVKPFGMAELLARLRALQRRSPQLQPQQIQVGNLTLDYGTRTLYCHQETGEFVAISMTNKEFQLLEYLMRHPQQIINRDRILDRLWELGSEPGSNVVAAQMRLLRRKLAEQGYDRLIETVYGLGYRFKSEE, from the coding sequence ATGAAGATACTCTTAGTAGAAGATGAGCCAGATTTAGGGGCCGCAATTAAACGGACCTTAGAGCGGGAAGCATACGTGGTAGACTGGGCTAAAGACGGGAGAGAGGGGTATGAGTATATTGAGAGTTATCGCTTGCAACCCGTAGAAATGCCCTATACCCTAGCGATATTTGATTGGTTATTACCGGCATTATCAGGGATAGAATTGTGTAAGCGCTTGCGGGCTTCGGGCAGTGCTTTACCTGTGCTGATGCTGACTGCAAAAGATAGTATGGAAGATAAAGTAGCTGGGTTAGATGCCGGGGCGGATGATTATTTAGTTAAACCGTTTGGGATGGCAGAATTATTAGCAAGGTTGAGGGCTTTACAACGGCGATCGCCTCAATTGCAACCCCAGCAGATTCAGGTAGGAAATCTGACTCTCGATTACGGTACTCGTACCCTCTATTGCCATCAGGAAACCGGAGAATTCGTGGCTATTTCTATGACGAATAAAGAATTTCAGCTATTAGAATATTTGATGCGGCATCCCCAGCAAATTATTAACCGCGATCGCATTTTGGATCGGCTGTGGGAATTGGGGTCAGAACCCGGAAGCAATGTAGTCGCCGCCCAAATGCGTCTGCTGCGTCGCAAACTCGCCGAACAGGGTTATGATCGCCTCATAGAAACGGTTTATGGATTGGGATATCGCTTCAAATCCGAAGAATAA
- a CDS encoding HlyD family efflux transporter periplasmic adaptor subunit → MTATNNPSPKSPLKVVPPKAIAQPSAVPTPPVIQTPPAASPSKVATPSKSYGKWLMMAMVLAGGVMVARMPISNYVIGEAEVTSRLDERQRLVMPVSGQLTLKVKSNADVEEGDIIAEVSSPEIENQVAEADRSLQHGNAALFAAQKRLTLAETDLQYAQKNVEIAQDRAEKKRREIQEIIAGNKLPIIRQIEAEISSIESEIDGVKNSQVGLDSKIVEIQTQITALKSEKTTLKEQLGSLEETIEDYQVVVDEGALARNVLRQEKDKKLRLINQIDQQSFAIKGKQEQIEQTHSEILQRENIIEQKNQLIAGKFEQIKQVEKEIEELRDERENEVEQQLGLQRSVEQKVEAAKADIQSEMERVQKAEAELNRLRDRQATLILTADTAGTVLTPDLDLLDQNTIQSGQEIMRIVNLSQLTATVQVSQEDGNLVQRDQTVVFKVRDPYSPSYRARVQDISPMIAPDKSGTNPMLTLTILIDNPDDILRPGGQGFAHIETGQMRVYQKVQHELNKLFNLDKYFVGFSKE, encoded by the coding sequence ATGACTGCTACAAATAATCCTTCTCCAAAGTCTCCTCTAAAAGTGGTTCCGCCAAAGGCGATCGCGCAACCGTCAGCGGTCCCGACACCCCCAGTAATCCAGACACCACCAGCAGCTTCTCCTTCAAAGGTAGCGACTCCATCTAAGTCTTATGGGAAATGGTTGATGATGGCGATGGTGTTGGCGGGTGGGGTGATGGTTGCCCGAATGCCGATTTCTAATTACGTCATCGGCGAAGCAGAAGTCACCTCCCGTTTGGATGAACGTCAGCGTCTGGTTATGCCGGTATCGGGTCAGCTAACCCTGAAAGTGAAGAGTAATGCAGATGTCGAGGAGGGGGACATTATTGCGGAAGTTTCCAGTCCAGAAATAGAGAATCAAGTAGCCGAAGCAGACCGCAGTTTACAGCATGGGAATGCGGCTCTTTTTGCGGCTCAAAAGCGGTTGACTCTTGCTGAGACGGACCTGCAATATGCTCAAAAGAATGTCGAAATTGCCCAAGACCGCGCAGAAAAAAAACGACGAGAAATTCAAGAGATTATTGCCGGAAATAAGCTGCCGATAATCCGGCAAATTGAGGCTGAAATTAGCAGCATTGAAAGTGAAATTGATGGCGTGAAGAATAGCCAAGTCGGGCTGGATAGTAAAATTGTTGAAATTCAGACTCAAATTACTGCCCTAAAATCGGAAAAAACTACCTTAAAAGAACAACTTGGCAGTTTGGAAGAGACAATCGAAGACTATCAAGTTGTCGTTGATGAAGGGGCTTTAGCCCGGAATGTTTTACGGCAAGAAAAAGACAAAAAACTTCGGCTTATCAACCAGATTGACCAGCAAAGTTTTGCCATCAAAGGGAAGCAGGAGCAAATCGAGCAAACTCACAGTGAAATCCTTCAACGAGAGAATATTATTGAGCAAAAAAATCAATTAATTGCAGGTAAATTTGAGCAAATTAAGCAGGTTGAAAAGGAAATAGAGGAGTTGCGCGATGAACGAGAAAATGAGGTGGAACAACAATTAGGGCTACAACGTTCTGTGGAACAGAAAGTGGAAGCGGCAAAGGCGGATATTCAGAGTGAAATGGAACGGGTTCAGAAGGCGGAAGCGGAACTAAACCGATTGCGCGATCGCCAAGCCACACTGATTCTCACAGCAGATACCGCCGGGACCGTTCTCACTCCTGATTTAGACTTACTGGATCAGAACACTATCCAAAGTGGGCAAGAAATTATGAGAATTGTCAACTTGTCCCAACTTACGGCAACGGTCCAGGTTTCCCAAGAAGATGGAAATTTGGTGCAACGGGATCAAACTGTCGTATTTAAGGTTCGCGACCCTTACAGTCCCAGTTATCGGGCTAGAGTTCAAGACATTTCGCCGATGATTGCCCCAGATAAATCCGGGACTAATCCGATGTTGACTCTGACGATTTTAATTGACAATCCGGACGATATTTTACGCCCGGGCGGTCAAGGATTTGCTCATATTGAAACGGGACAAATGCGGGTTTATCAAAAGGTTCAGCATGAATTAAACAAGTTGTTTAATTTGGATAAATATTTTGTGGGATTTTCTAAGGAATAA
- the rppB gene encoding two-component system sensor histidine kinase RppB, which produces MNHNQLFRQTRLQLACWYAGVMGVILGLCGWGMYEAIAHAHWMTLDRELESVAGTLHDSLEPVLQEPGQLEPEVGRLLPDLCTQNEQCWNRQFNRERHAIGALHQGDYYVRLLDLTDNLIAVAGVSPDGLPGREGAETWQTFTDSQGTRFHQISVVLHTQDSRDWGSLEVGRSLKEFDDYLGAVKVIMLIGLPIALFGVGTASWGLAGVAMQPIYQSYRQIQQFTADAAHELRTPLAAIRATVESNLRVDSTNFEDIIETLKTVDRQNLRLSQLVNDLLLLSRMDQQELPLKPSLCCLNDVISDVEEEIAVLAIASQVKLTTEVRVQQAVRVKGNEEELYRLLFNLVSNGIQYTPVGGKVTLILDASDRHAIIQVKDTGIGIHPQDLNQIFDRFYRVNSDRARHTGGSGLGLAIAQAIAKTHHGNIQVQSELGQGSLFTIRLPILESA; this is translated from the coding sequence GTGAATCACAATCAACTTTTTCGACAAACTCGCTTACAACTGGCTTGTTGGTATGCTGGAGTCATGGGGGTGATTTTGGGATTATGTGGGTGGGGAATGTATGAGGCGATCGCCCATGCCCATTGGATGACCCTTGATCGCGAATTAGAATCTGTTGCAGGAACCCTCCATGATAGTTTAGAACCCGTATTGCAAGAACCGGGACAATTAGAACCGGAAGTGGGCCGATTATTGCCAGATTTATGTACTCAAAATGAGCAATGTTGGAATAGACAATTCAATCGGGAACGACACGCGATCGGGGCACTTCATCAAGGAGATTATTATGTCCGTTTACTCGATTTAACCGACAATTTAATCGCCGTAGCGGGAGTGAGTCCCGATGGATTACCCGGGAGAGAAGGTGCAGAAACATGGCAAACTTTTACCGATAGCCAAGGGACCAGATTTCATCAAATTTCTGTCGTGTTGCATACGCAAGATAGCCGCGATTGGGGCAGTTTGGAAGTGGGGAGAAGTTTGAAAGAATTTGATGACTATTTAGGGGCAGTTAAAGTCATCATGTTAATCGGATTACCCATTGCGTTGTTCGGGGTGGGAACTGCCAGTTGGGGATTGGCGGGAGTTGCCATGCAGCCAATTTATCAGTCCTATCGTCAAATTCAACAATTTACCGCCGATGCCGCCCATGAATTGCGAACACCGTTAGCTGCAATTCGAGCCACAGTCGAATCAAATTTAAGAGTTGACAGCACTAATTTTGAGGACATTATAGAAACCTTAAAAACTGTTGATCGCCAAAACTTGCGTCTCTCTCAACTCGTCAATGATTTGTTGTTATTATCCCGAATGGACCAACAAGAACTGCCTCTTAAACCCTCGCTTTGCTGTCTCAATGATGTGATTAGTGATGTAGAAGAAGAAATCGCAGTTTTGGCGATCGCCTCCCAAGTCAAGCTCACCACCGAGGTTCGAGTCCAGCAAGCAGTCCGGGTGAAAGGGAATGAAGAAGAACTGTATCGTCTCCTGTTTAATTTAGTCAGTAACGGCATTCAATATACTCCGGTAGGAGGTAAAGTTACTCTAATTTTAGATGCCAGCGATCGCCATGCCATTATTCAGGTCAAAGATACAGGCATTGGAATTCATCCTCAAGATTTAAACCAAATTTTTGACCGTTTTTATCGGGTTAATAGTGACCGCGCCCGCCATACTGGAGGTTCGGGTTTGGGACTAGCCATTGCTCAGGCGATCGCCAAAACTCATCACGGCAATATCCAGGTGCAAAGCGAATTAGGTCAAGGGAGTTTATTTACAATTCGATTGCCCATTTTAGAATCAGCATAG
- a CDS encoding AI-2E family transporter yields MSKPSRQNLWSQLNNYKLFRYLLLLTLGWAIIQVLGYFQSVIVIFIFAAILAFLLNYPVKWIQRWVPHNIAVILVFLASLIMFGGLAITLGVAVLSQGQQLLEQSPELLQSLLDLLDYIQEVLARRNLQLDLTAIEDRLREEALAGIGVGLMTVQKILSNLVDLILIAVVAFFMLLDGRQIWDLFLKLFPSRLRSNVTLAIQKNFLGFFWGRLILSVFFAVSCFVVFVILDIPYALILAAVGGFFDLIPGIGATLGISLISLILLPQGIWLSIKVLVTCILLQQVEENLLMPRIMKDSININPVIMFLALLIGARVAGLLGIFLAIPISGVLISLGDFDDMKGDK; encoded by the coding sequence ATGAGCAAACCATCTCGGCAAAATCTGTGGTCGCAATTAAATAATTATAAACTCTTCCGCTACTTGCTCCTGTTAACTTTGGGTTGGGCGATTATTCAAGTATTAGGATACTTTCAAAGCGTTATCGTAATTTTTATTTTTGCCGCTATTTTAGCCTTTTTGCTGAATTATCCCGTAAAATGGATTCAACGATGGGTTCCCCATAATATTGCCGTAATTTTAGTTTTTTTAGCGAGTCTCATCATGTTTGGAGGACTTGCTATTACCCTAGGGGTCGCCGTCTTATCCCAAGGTCAACAATTGCTCGAACAATCTCCTGAACTTTTGCAAAGTCTTTTAGATTTATTAGACTATATTCAAGAAGTATTAGCTCGCCGAAATTTACAATTAGATTTAACGGCTATTGAAGACCGTCTGCGAGAGGAAGCGTTGGCGGGAATTGGGGTAGGGTTAATGACGGTTCAAAAAATATTATCTAACTTGGTAGATTTGATTTTAATCGCAGTAGTTGCATTTTTCATGCTTTTAGATGGTAGACAAATATGGGATTTATTTCTAAAACTCTTTCCCTCTCGTTTGCGAAGTAACGTTACTCTGGCTATTCAGAAAAATTTTCTGGGATTTTTTTGGGGCCGGTTAATCTTATCCGTCTTTTTTGCAGTCTCTTGTTTTGTGGTATTTGTCATCCTGGATATTCCTTATGCTTTAATTTTGGCAGCAGTCGGAGGCTTTTTTGATTTAATTCCGGGCATTGGGGCAACTTTAGGAATTAGTTTGATTTCGCTGATTTTATTACCCCAAGGAATTTGGTTAAGTATCAAGGTGTTAGTCACTTGTATTTTGCTGCAGCAGGTAGAAGAAAATTTACTGATGCCCCGAATCATGAAAGATTCTATTAATATTAACCCAGTAATTATGTTTTTAGCTTTGTTAATTGGGGCGAGGGTTGCCGGATTATTGGGGATTTTTCTGGCGATTCCTATTAGTGGAGTTTTGATTAGCCTAGGAGATTTTGACGACATGAAAGGAGATAAATAA
- a CDS encoding M48 family metallopeptidase: MFNLYAWISHRVNRRWIYPIISAILAIALVVSSSYPSLAKNPRRLIGPGLEVLQLSTMSDAQEVALGQQINQQLLSSQFRRYGNTQINTYVREIGDRLAAQSDRPNLPYTFQVVQDDSINAFATMGGFVYVTTGLLQAMDNEAQLAGVIGHEIGHIVYKHSIRQMREVIIARGLAGAAGVDSNIVVQLGVELALRLPRSRQHEYEADRGALDILINTGYSPRGLVQFFEKLLGKPSPPTFLSTHPASSDRIAALEQMIPPGQANQGMGLNEPAYRERIRPLL; encoded by the coding sequence ATGTTCAACCTTTACGCTTGGATTTCTCATCGAGTTAATCGTCGCTGGATTTACCCGATCATTTCTGCGATTTTGGCGATCGCCTTAGTCGTCAGTTCATCCTATCCGAGTTTGGCAAAGAACCCCCGGAGGTTAATTGGGCCCGGACTTGAGGTCCTCCAACTCAGTACCATGTCCGATGCTCAGGAAGTTGCCCTCGGTCAACAAATCAACCAACAACTTCTCAGTAGTCAATTTAGGCGATATGGAAATACTCAAATTAATACCTACGTTAGGGAGATAGGCGATCGGTTAGCGGCTCAAAGCGATCGGCCCAATCTTCCCTACACCTTCCAGGTTGTTCAGGATGATAGCATTAATGCATTTGCCACAATGGGTGGGTTTGTTTACGTGACCACTGGTCTCCTCCAAGCGATGGATAATGAAGCTCAATTAGCGGGAGTAATAGGTCATGAAATCGGCCACATTGTCTATAAACATTCTATTCGGCAAATGCGCGAAGTCATCATCGCCCGAGGGTTAGCAGGTGCTGCCGGTGTAGATAGCAATATTGTGGTACAACTCGGGGTAGAATTAGCCCTCCGTTTACCCCGGAGTCGTCAACATGAATATGAGGCCGATCGCGGGGCCTTAGATATCCTCATCAACACAGGTTACTCACCTCGGGGCCTGGTTCAATTTTTTGAAAAACTCCTCGGCAAACCCTCTCCACCAACCTTTTTAAGTACCCACCCGGCCAGTAGCGATCGCATTGCGGCACTCGAACAAATGATTCCTCCGGGTCAGGCTAATCAAGGAATGGGTTTAAATGAACCGGCCTATCGAGAAAGAATCCGTCCTCTGTTATAA
- a CDS encoding NfeD family protein produces MFSFLNNLFAPHPARLKEYQDPNLKYTLGRPGEIGIVDEMIRGPYIAGRVHFRGSYWPASCDREIVLGPGEPVRIVGIHCITLLVQPVGVFEEPS; encoded by the coding sequence ATGTTTAGTTTTTTAAACAACCTATTTGCTCCCCATCCCGCCAGACTCAAAGAATATCAAGACCCCAATTTAAAATATACTCTCGGCAGACCCGGAGAAATTGGCATTGTGGATGAAATGATTAGAGGCCCCTATATCGCTGGGAGAGTCCATTTTAGAGGCAGTTATTGGCCGGCCAGTTGCGATCGCGAAATTGTCCTCGGACCCGGAGAACCTGTTCGCATTGTCGGCATTCACTGTATTACCTTATTAGTCCAACCTGTGGGAGTTTTTGAAGAACCCTCTTAA